Proteins encoded within one genomic window of Streptomyces kaniharaensis:
- a CDS encoding class I SAM-dependent methyltransferase, giving the protein MTVEAWDAHAAQRLAQDPPKPLAPPVRMEWTQRPGIGPGTEVLGGSLCGRRIVELGCGPGRNTAHLAGLGARVTGIDSSRGQIRRAAAHYGHTGAEFVRSTASAYLNGERERLDAIVSIFGAIGLTEPFKLLVACSRRLSRNGMLAFSVPHPQRTGTIPASPRTRDQLTLPDGTPTVVERWDIGSASWVQAINRAGLLVTGVQDLFAPVDARWPTTLLITTRMP; this is encoded by the coding sequence GTGACGGTGGAGGCCTGGGACGCCCACGCCGCCCAGCGCCTCGCCCAGGACCCGCCGAAGCCGCTGGCGCCACCCGTACGGATGGAGTGGACCCAGCGGCCCGGTATCGGGCCGGGCACCGAGGTTCTGGGCGGCTCCCTGTGCGGGCGCCGGATCGTGGAGCTGGGTTGCGGCCCCGGCCGCAACACCGCCCACCTGGCCGGCCTCGGCGCCCGCGTCACCGGGATCGACAGCTCCCGTGGCCAGATCCGCCGGGCCGCCGCCCACTATGGTCACACCGGAGCCGAGTTCGTCCGTTCCACCGCGAGCGCTTACCTGAACGGCGAACGCGAGAGGTTGGACGCCATCGTGTCCATCTTCGGAGCGATCGGCCTGACCGAGCCGTTCAAGCTCCTCGTCGCGTGCTCTCGCCGTCTGAGCCGCAATGGCATGCTGGCCTTCTCCGTCCCGCACCCGCAGAGGACCGGCACCATCCCGGCCAGCCCCCGCACCCGCGACCAGCTAACCCTGCCCGATGGCACCCCAACTGTGGTGGAGCGTTGGGACATCGGCTCGGCCTCCTGGGTGCAGGCCATCAATCGTGCCGGCCTGCTCGTCACCGGAGTTCAGGACCTCTTCGCCCCGGTCGACGCACGGTGGCCGACCACGCTCCTGATCACCACGCGGATGCCCTGA
- a CDS encoding HAD domain-containing protein — MHKSPFLLLDIDGVLVPFPAVDGSTATTHTRHRVRTDGVAQPFWVWLNPTHGALITDAINTGLVRPVWCTSWRFDARRIIAPLLGVPDFDHIELPKLPITISHPDGYLWKRNHVADWLSGAPAVWIDDDFTPLDHQWAADRSAFGNPTLLIQPDPRAGIQPEHIMTALEWAISLDATKEAA; from the coding sequence ATGCACAAGTCCCCGTTCCTGCTGCTGGACATCGACGGCGTCCTCGTCCCTTTCCCCGCCGTCGATGGGAGCACTGCGACCACCCACACGCGCCACCGAGTCCGCACCGACGGTGTCGCCCAGCCATTTTGGGTCTGGCTCAACCCGACCCACGGCGCGCTGATCACCGACGCCATCAACACCGGTCTCGTCCGGCCGGTGTGGTGCACGAGCTGGCGCTTCGACGCCCGTCGCATCATCGCCCCGCTGCTGGGCGTGCCGGACTTCGATCACATCGAGCTGCCCAAGCTGCCGATCACCATCAGCCACCCCGACGGCTACCTCTGGAAGCGCAACCACGTCGCGGACTGGCTCTCCGGCGCCCCCGCCGTGTGGATCGACGACGACTTCACTCCGCTCGATCACCAGTGGGCGGCAGATCGCAGTGCCTTCGGCAACCCCACCCTGCTGATTCAGCCCGACCCGCGCGCCGGCATTCAGCCGGAACACATCATGACGGCTCTGGAATGGGCCATCTCTCTTGACGCGACGAAGGAAGCGGCCTGA